DNA from Streptococcus parasuis:
TTCTTTTCTGATGAAAAAGTAGTGATTCTTGATTATTTCGCAGATTTAACAACGGATAAGAAGCGCTACTTGACGGATGACGAGCTGAAGCAATTTGAGGCTTATTTGGAAAATCCAGTTGAGACCACGCGCTTGATTATTCTAGCACCTGGTAAGTTGGATAGTAAGCGTCGCCTTGTCAAACTTCTGAAAAGAGATGGATTGGTTTTAGAAGCCAATCCTCTAAAGGAAATGGAGTTGAAGAATCATTTCCAGAATGAAGTCGGTCGACTTGGGTTGCGGATGGATCCAGATGTTTTTCACTATCTTATGGTAAAATCTAACTTTGATTTTGCAGAAGTTAGTAAAAATTTGGTCTTTCTACAATCTTATAGAGGACAAAATGCAATTTCGCTGGCCGATATAGATGCGGCAATCCCAAAGACCCTTCAAGATAATATCTTTGATTTAACCCAACTTGTCCTTCAGTCCAAAATGGATGAAGCAAACCATCTTGTTCGGGATTTACGATTGCAAGGAGAGGACGAAATCAAGTTGATTGCGATTATGTTAAATCAGTTTCGCACCTATCTTCAAGTGCAAATACTACATGAGCAAGGTCGTGGTGAACAGCAGATTGTTACTGCCTTGTCAGATTTATCTGGTCGCAAGATCAATCCCTATCAGGTAAAATATGCCTTGCGTGATTCAAGAAATCTGTCGGTTGGTTTTTTGAAAAAGGTCGTCAAGCTATTAATTGAAACAGATTACAAAATTAAAACAGGACAATTTGATAAGGATTATCTATTTGACATTGCCTTGCTAAGAATCGCTACATCGTGATTTTCAGACAAATAAATTGAAAAGGCTCTCAGAAAGGGTTACAATAGAACTATCAAATTTATAGGAGAACAGAATTATGGCGATTATTTTACCAGATTTACCTTATGCTTATGACGCTTTGGAACCACATATTGATGCGGAAACAATGACTTTGCACCATGATAAGCACCATGCGACTTATGTAGCAAATGCCAATGCAGCACTTGAAAAGCATCCTGAAATTGGCGAAGATTTAGAGGCTCTCCTTTCAGATGTTGAACAAATTCCAGCAGATATTCGTCAGGCCTTGATCAACAATGGTGGCGGACATCTTAACCACGCTCTCTTTTGGGAATTACTTTCTCCAGAGAAAACTGAAATTTCTGAAGAGTTGGCTGCAGAAATCGATGCGACATTCGGCTCTTTTGATGCCTTTAAGGAAGCATTTACTACAGCTGCAACAACACGCTTTGGTTCAGGTTGGGCTTTCTTGGTAGTCAATAAAGAAGGAAAATTAGAAATTCTTTCAACCGCTAACCAAGATACACCAATCATGCAAGGATTGAAGCCGATCTTGGCTCTCGATGTTTGGGAACATGCATACTACCTAAACTATCGCAACGTTCGACCAAATTACATCAAAGCCTTCTTTGAAGTGATAAATTGGAACAAGGTTAACGAACTTTATAAAGCTGCAAAATAAGCTATTTACTCTTCCATTTGGGAGAGTTTTTTATGTTAATAGACTGTAGCCCTACCTTAGCCACGGTAGAAAATTCATCAAAATGCTTTACATAGGCGGTTAGTTAGGGTATAATGTAGTCTGTGTGTAATGGACACACAAAAATACAGTTTATCCGCTGGGTTTAAAAGCACCTAAGATTGACAAAGATAGGAGAATAAAATGAATCCATTAATCCAAAGTTTGACTGAAGGTCAACTTCGTACTGACATTCCTTCATTCCGTCCTGGTGACACTGTACGTGTTCACGCTAAGGTTGTCGAAGGTAATCGCGAACGTATCCAGATTTTCGAGGGTGTTGTTATCTCTCGTAAAGGCCAAGGCATCTCAGAAATGTACACTGTACGTAAAATTTCTGGTGGTGTTGGTGTTGAGCGTACTTTCCCTATCCACACTCCACGTGTTGATAAGATTGAAGTCATTCGTTACGGTAAAGTTCGTCGTGCTAAATTGTACTACCTACGTGCATTGCAAGGTAAAGCAGCACGTATCAAAGAAATCCGTCGTTAAGATAGTCCTTTGGACTGACTTAGTCGGAATGAGAAGAGGCAGCGTTGGCTGTCTTTTTTCGTTCTAGACAATTATTCAGCAACAGTCTATGATGATATCGAAAAAGACGGGCGGTTTGGTAGAATACTAAGAAGAGATATCTGGAAAAATATGAGACAGACGCATCGCAATCTTTCTATTCATCATTAATTGTGATAAACTAAATATAATATCATATGGTTGGCAGTTTTCTAATACTGCCAATACTTGTTTCATCATTTAGAAAGTCAGAAATGAAAATAATAAAACAACTTTGGTGGTTTTTTAGGCTAGAGAAAAAACGGTATGTAATGGGGATTGTTTCCTTGTGCTTGGTAAGTGCATTGAACTTGCTTCCGCCCTATATCATGGGAGAAATTATTGATCAGATTGCAGGGAACCGTTTATCAGGCAATCAACTTCTGATTGGGGTCGCTGGTTTGGTTCTCTCTGCAATCGGTATGTATGTATTGCGTTATATTTGGAGAATGAATATTCTAGCGACTTCCTTTCGGCTTGGCAAAATTATGCGTGCTAGGCTATTTGAACATTTTATGAAAATGTCTCCATCCTTTTTTCAAAATCACCGAACAGGTGATTTGATGGCGCACGCTACTAACGATATCAATGCTTTGACACGATTAGCAGGTGGAGGAGTGATGTCATTTGTCGACGCGACGGTAACGGCCCTCATGACCTTGGTGACCATGTGTTTCATGATTTCTTGGAAAATGACCCTAGTTGCCATTCTTCCCTTGCCTTTTATGGCCATGACAACTAGCTTTTTGGGCAGAAGGACACATGAGAATTTTAAGGCTTCTCAGGCAGCTTTCTCAGAATTAAATAACAAGGTTCAAGAATCGGTATCAGGCATCAAAGTGACCAAGTCATTTGGTTATCAGGAACAGGAAACTCATGCATTCCAAGAAGTCAATCAAGCAGCCTATTTACAAAATATTAAGACCATGCGGTATGATGCCATGTTTGATCCAGCCGTTTTATTCTTTGTTGGTCTTTCTTACGTACTGAGCTTGTTCGTTGGTGCTCAATTTATTCGACAAGGTCAGGTGACAGTTGGACAACTCGTAACCTTTATGACCTATTTGGATCTATTAGTATGGCCCTTAATGGCAATTGGTTTCTTGTTTAATATTACACAACGTGGCGCTGTTTCCTATGAGCGTATCCAACGATTATTAGATATTCGTTCAGATGTTGAAAATCCACAGAATCCTTTACCAGCACCTGAAAATGGAGATAT
Protein-coding regions in this window:
- the holA gene encoding DNA polymerase III subunit delta, producing the protein MTVIKQIEQIKKGNLGLLTILCGDDVGQYHIAKDLLMKQLEFDTSDLGFAYFDMSEADYHQVDLDLVSLPFFSDEKVVILDYFADLTTDKKRYLTDDELKQFEAYLENPVETTRLIILAPGKLDSKRRLVKLLKRDGLVLEANPLKEMELKNHFQNEVGRLGLRMDPDVFHYLMVKSNFDFAEVSKNLVFLQSYRGQNAISLADIDAAIPKTLQDNIFDLTQLVLQSKMDEANHLVRDLRLQGEDEIKLIAIMLNQFRTYLQVQILHEQGRGEQQIVTALSDLSGRKINPYQVKYALRDSRNLSVGFLKKVVKLLIETDYKIKTGQFDKDYLFDIALLRIATS
- the sodA gene encoding superoxide dismutase SodA, which codes for MAIILPDLPYAYDALEPHIDAETMTLHHDKHHATYVANANAALEKHPEIGEDLEALLSDVEQIPADIRQALINNGGGHLNHALFWELLSPEKTEISEELAAEIDATFGSFDAFKEAFTTAATTRFGSGWAFLVVNKEGKLEILSTANQDTPIMQGLKPILALDVWEHAYYLNYRNVRPNYIKAFFEVINWNKVNELYKAAK
- the rplS gene encoding 50S ribosomal protein L19, coding for MNPLIQSLTEGQLRTDIPSFRPGDTVRVHAKVVEGNRERIQIFEGVVISRKGQGISEMYTVRKISGGVGVERTFPIHTPRVDKIEVIRYGKVRRAKLYYLRALQGKAARIKEIRR
- a CDS encoding ABC transporter ATP-binding protein; the protein is MKIIKQLWWFFRLEKKRYVMGIVSLCLVSALNLLPPYIMGEIIDQIAGNRLSGNQLLIGVAGLVLSAIGMYVLRYIWRMNILATSFRLGKIMRARLFEHFMKMSPSFFQNHRTGDLMAHATNDINALTRLAGGGVMSFVDATVTALMTLVTMCFMISWKMTLVAILPLPFMAMTTSFLGRRTHENFKASQAAFSELNNKVQESVSGIKVTKSFGYQEQETHAFQEVNQAAYLQNIKTMRYDAMFDPAVLFFVGLSYVLSLFVGAQFIRQGQVTVGQLVTFMTYLDLLVWPLMAIGFLFNITQRGAVSYERIQRLLDIRSDVENPQNPLPAPENGDICYEIDAFSYEEQPTLEDIYFTIEKGQTVGLVGPTGSGKTTLLKLILREYDVEDGRILLNNENVKDYRLADLRSLLGYVPQDQFLFATSISENIRFGHPNLGKEEIEEAAKIVHVYDDIMDMPEKFDTIVGEKGIALSGGQKQRLAMARAMILNPEILLLDDSLSAVDAKTEHAIIENVKEGRRGKTTIITAHRLSAVVHADMILVLENGRIIERGRHQELLEKKGWYYNTYRMQQLEMEEYDE